TTCCGTTCTCTTCAGTGGTCCCCTTGATGTCTATGCTGCCCTTCACATAATCGCCGGCTGCGCAATCCAGGCTGAGGGCGCTGATGGTGCACCCCGCGTAGCGCTTGATTGCCGCCTTGCGGTCGATGGTGAAGGTGAGGCTGGGAAGTGCCTCGTTCACATCGCAAAGGCCGATGGTGTGGGTGTACGATTCCGAGTCTCCCACCTGGGCGCAGGTGTCTTCTCCCCCCAGGGCGGCGTGCAGGATGAGACCGGCCGATTCGGGCCGGAGGATGAAGCTCACCGAGCCCTCCACCGTCACCGCCAGAAGATCGCGGTTCGTAGCAGTCTTGCTTCCCAGCAGCGAACCCTCGTCACCTTTCTCGACAGCCACCTTGATGCTTTCACTGGTCAGATCGACCAGTGTTGTGGGACTGGCAGCTTGGGCGAAGGAGCTTTCCTTGCCTGCCTGCAGCCGCGATCCCGTTCCTGTGTAAAATGCCATATGCGTTTCCTCTCTTGTGGTATCTAGAATTCCTTGGACCACTGCAAATCGATGCTTGCCTCGATGGCGGTGACCGTCGTGCTTGCGGTTACGGCAGGGTAGTAGTCCATGTCGGTGATGCGCGCGTCCTCGATGAATCCTCCCAGCGTGGGATCACCTCGTACGAGTAGGTACAGGGCTCCATACAGTGCGAATACACGCTTGACCAGAATCGCGTTGGGTGCACTCTTGCACAGGAGAAAGATGGTTGCGCGCATGGTGGCCAGGTCGCTGTTCATGCCCAGCGGCTCGAGGTTCTCATAATCGGGCTGGATGTAAAGCATCGTGGGTCGCCGCATGCTGTCCACATCAGGAAAGTCGATCTCTATGTTCTTATCGTCGAAGTGCTCGATGGAAATTCCCTCTTCGCTCTCCTGCAATCCGACCAAATCGGTGGCAATCACCGCCTTGAGCCTTTCGAGCACCTGCATCTCGGTTATCATCGTTTACTCTCCTTTTCAATGCGCGCCACTTCCCGCTGCACCAGCTGATCGAGCTTCGTCTTGAAGGCCGTTGTGCTCAGGTACTTCTTCACCGGAGCGGCCACAAAGTCGCGCTCGGGAAGCTTCACCGAGTGCACGCGCACCCATTTTCCGTCCTTCTGGAATGTGAGGTATCCCCCATCCTTGGCAGTGATCCGAGCTCCCTTGGCCAGTGCGTAGCCGTAGAATACTTTGGTCTCTTGTGAGGAAGCTTTGGCCTCGACAATGACAGCTTTACCGCTACGGATCACGCGGCGGCTGATGCTCTTGTACAGCGCCCCACTACCTTTAGAGAGCCCTTGGGACTTGTAGGCCTTACGTACCTGGGCTCTTGCGGCCGTACCGATGCCGCCCAGAATGCGACGCATCGCCTTGTGCCGCTTCGCCCCCAGACCCTCGAGGAAGGAAAGTGCCTCATCCAGTTCGGTTTGAACTGATATGCTTTCAGTGCTGTATCGTTTCCGTCTCTCAAACATGTCAGAACCCCAGGATGCGCAAGCTGTCCAGCGGTTGGAGGTATTTGCGGTAGTTGCTGTAATTGACGAACGTGCGGCTGTTGTCGGCAAAGCTCTTGCCTGTCAGGCCGATGTTCCCCCCGGTCTCGCTGAGCATGAGCGTGGCGATGCGTAGGATCGAGACGACGATCACCGAAGGCATCTGCTCGATTTCCCATCCAGCGGTGTAGCTGAGGCGGATATTGTCTTCCCCGATGGGAAACTTCGTGGCATGGTCGATGAAGCTGATGTAGTCGTCGTAGGTTTTCACCTGCGTGGTATCGATAGGCGTAGTCCCCATGATAAGAGACTCGACCGACTGGATATTGCGACAGGGTAGGTACAGGCGACGAGAGCCCGAGCCCGAGGCGACCACATCGGTATACTCCTGCTGCTTAGGATCGAAGCCCAAATACGAGGTCACGATATCCTCAGCAGTGGACAAGAAGGCGCCCTTGAGCTGCACGGCCTCGCTTACGTCCTCGTAGTTGCCGCTGTAGGTGTTGAACATGGCGATGCTTGCGATCATGTACTTCCTCCTTCATCAAGGTGATGGACACCCCGGCTCTCACCGGGATGCCCCCAAAAATCCTTGGAATCCGTTTACTGTCAGCTGGCCATCAGGCCCGCACTCCTTAGCTTTGCCAGCAGTGCATTGAAATCCATCACGAGCTCTTCGATGGTGGTCGCTGTGCTATCGACTTGGCTGGCAGCAGGAGTGAAGTTTCCACCGGGCAGCCCATCGATGATCGCCGCAGGATCGATGGTTACCTTCGCATTCGCTGCGAGGATGACCTCGCCGCCGATGACAGTTTTCTCACCGCCTTGCTCGCGGTAGTTCTTGGTGTTATATGACATCAATTACCTCCCTTAGGCTTTCTGCTGCAGGACCTTGACGGCCTCGCCGAGTATCAGTCGCCCATCCACACGCTGGGATCCGAGGAAGCCAACCTGTCCGGTCGGTGCGAACAGTTCGCCCAGGCGCTTGAAGGTACGTCCCTGGCGGTCGGCGATCCAGTAGTACGAGAAGTCCCCGAAGGCCAGCGTCTTGGCCCCGCTTGCGATTTCGGGCATGTAGGCCGAAGTCTTCACCGGACAGCTGAGGATAGTGTCGGGAGTGCCTGCAGTCAGCGAAGGCTGCCAGATGTACTGTCCGTTGCCGTCCTTGAGCTTGCGAAGTGCCTTGACGGTGGCATCATTGGTCACCCACACCGCGTTCTTGCGGTACGGACTACGAAGCGCATAATACAGGTCGATGACTTCGTCGGCATTCAGGGCGGTTGCGGAAGCCGCGTTGACGCCGATCTGTGCACCCCCTGTGGCCGCGAGGATACCCAGCGGCTTGCCCGATCCGTCCCCGGTGAAGAACGCTGCCTCTTCCTTGGCCCCGATGCGGCGGGCGAACTCGGTGGCGATGTAAGACTCGATGTCGAACACGCTGTCGTTGATGAGCTCCTCGCTCACCTTGATGATCGTACCCAGCTTGTAGGCGCTGATGGTCACCTGCCCGAAGCTGTCATCGCTCTCAGGATACGTTCCCTCCTCATCGATCCATGCCGCCTCGCCCTTGGATGCGGAAATGGGAATCTTGCGATCGCCGCTGGCAGTCTGGATGATCCTGGCAATTGAGCGGAACAGGTTCTCCTCCTCCAACGCTGTCACGAGGGTGTGTTCGAATTCGTCGGGCACCAGGTAGCCGCCTTCGGTGTCGGTGCCAACCTGCAATGCGTTACGCAGTTCTGGTGCGTTCTCGCGGCGTCTGAGGTGGTTCCAGAATGCCTTTCGATACTCGTCCGAAGCTCGTCCTGCTTTCTTCTCAGCCTTCTGCGCTCCATCGGGGCGGCTAGTGATCGGAGAGCCCACGTGCGCGTTCAGCTCACGCTCGAACGCCTCGATGCGCTCCTGTCGTTCGATCTCGTGGCCCAAATCCACGATCTCCTCTTCCATACGTTCGTAGGTGGTCCTATCCTCGGCGCTCAGGATGCCCTTGTCGTTGCGCCTGGAGTCGAGGAATGCCTTTGCCTGTTCCCAGGTCTTCGCGCGCTGTGCACGCATGTCGTTGATCTTTCCCATTGTGTCTTCTCCTATTGGGGTTTGATGAGATTCAGTCGTTTCTCGAGCTCGTTAAGCCCGGCTGTGCCTTCCTCAGGTGGCTCCTGGTCTTCTGCGATTGCATATGTTTCGGTGATCTTGTTCATCAGTGAGAGCTGCGAGGTGCGCATCGAGAACGCATACGAGGCCTCATTGGACGCTTTCTTCGCGTCCTCGAGGATCGCATCGGCGAAGCCCAGCTCGATGGCCTTCTTCGCGTTCATCCACGTCTCGTTGTCCATCAGGTGGCTGATCTTCGCCCGGGTGAGGGTCGTCTTGATCTCGTAGGCGTTGACGATGCTTTCCTTCACCTCATCCAGCATGCCGATGGCCTTTTGCATGTCCTGATGGTTGCCATAGGCGAGCGTCATGGGATTGTGGATCATCATCAAGGCAGTGGGCGCCATGAGCACCCTCGTGCCCGCCATCGCGATGACCGAAGCTGCGCTCGCTGCGATCCCGTCGATCTTCACCGTGATTGCTCCCGGATAATCCATGAGCATCGCGTAGATGCGACTCGCTGCGATGCAATCCCCACCGGGGCTGTTGATCCAGATGGTCACCTCGCCGTTGTAGGCGAACAGCTCATCCTTGAACTGCTCGGGGGTGACATCATCATCGAACCAGCTCTCCTCGGCGATCGTGCCCGAAAGCTCAAGGATTCTCGCTCTGCCTTCGTCTTCGCTCTGGTTTTTCCATTGCCAGAACTTCTTGTTCTTCATTACTCTCCTCCTGGGATGTGTTGGTAACCTTGTCTGCGAATGCCCCTGCCCGAGAGAGGGGGAGCATGTTTCCGTTGATGAGGTAGAGGTTCCCCCCGTCCTCGTCGGCTATCTGGTCCATGTCCTCCAGCGTTCGGATATCGTTGGCACTCATCCAACCGTTCTGGCGCGCGGTGGCATACCCGCCCATGCGGCTCTGGTAGTCGCCACGCAGCAGACCCTCGACGTTGAAGCGAAAGAAATGCGTCTGCTTCTCATCGGAGGCCAACAGTGCTCGCGAAAGCGCCTGCTCCCAGCGGATGACCCACGGGTCGAGTGTGTACTTGACGAACTCCAGGGACTGCTGCTCGATGTTGCTGAACGAGGACTTCTCCAGGTCCCCCACCATGTGCGGAGGGACGCGGAAGATGCGTGCGATCTCGTTGATCTGGAACTTGCGTGTCTGCAAAAACTGCGCCTGCTCGGGCGAGATCGAGATGGGGGTGTATTTCATTCCCTCTTCGAGTACCGCGACCTTGTGCGAATTGGATGAGCCGCCGAATTGGCCTTGCCACGTATCGCGCAGGCGGGAAGGGTCCTTCACCGTTCCCGGGTGCTCCAGCACACCGCTGGGAGCCGCGCCGTTGGCGAAGAACTTCGCCCCATACTCCTCGCAGGCGATCGCCATACCGATGGCATTCTTTGCCATAGCAATCGGCGAGTAGCCCACCAACCCGTCAAAGCCCAGGCCCGGTATGTGCAGCACCTCTGAGGCGTCCAGAACCACCGAGTTTCCCTGCATGGTGGGAGCGTCCTCGGCGCTGGTGGTGTATTGGTAGTAGAGCTTGCCATGCTTGTCGCGGTCGACCTGCATGCGGTTGGGCATCAGCGGATAGAGCGCGGCAACCTGGCCCTTGCCGTTTCGGATGATCTGCGCATACGCATTGCCCCAGAGCAGCAGGTGGGTCATCAGCGTCTCGCGGAACACGAAGCTGGTCATTTCCGCATTGGGCTCGCTGTGCAGCAGGGTGTACAGCGGATGATCCTTGGCCTTGTGTTTGCTCGAGTCATCGTCGTGACGGTAGAGGTGTAGCGGCAGTCCTGCGATCGCCTCGGCGAGGATTCGCACGCATGCATAGACTGCGGTCATCTGCATCGACGATCGTTCGTTCACCGCCTTGCCGGATGTCGATCCTCCGAAGAGAAAACTGTATGAGGACCCGCTGGTCCTGTTTTGCGGTTTGTCACGCGTTCTGGTGACAAGCTTGGATAAGAGTCCCATATGTGTATCTCCTGATTCCTAGATGAAGAGGATGCCTCGGTCCTCGTAGACCGATTCGCGCACTTCGTTGCCGCACCTGATCGCCCGGTCCAGTGCCATGATCGTGGCAACCGCGCCGTCGATCTTCTCGGTGGACTTCTGCTTGTCGGGCTTGATGTTCCCAGCCGGATCGGTGCGGATGAAAATGTTGTCCATCATCCAGCGGAGCACCGGATGGCCTGCATGTGCGATACTCCGCCCCAATACCAGCTTCATCAGCTCCTTGGTCGGGGGGCTCATATCTTTGAATCCCTGTCCGAAGGGCACCACCGTGTAGCCCATGCCCTCAAGGTTCTGCACCATCTGCACCGCTCCCCAACGGTCGAACGCGATCTCTCGGATGTTGTATCTCTTGCCGAGCTCGCCGATGAAGGCCTCGATGAAGCCGTAGTGGACCACGTTGCCTTCGGTGGTCTGTACGTGGCCGGTTCGTTCCCATACGTCGTAGGGCACATGATCACGCCTCACACGCAGGCCCAGGCTGTCCTCGGGTATCCAGAACCAGGGGAGGATCACGAACTTGTCATTTTCATTCCTGGGTGGGAATACGAGCACGAACGCAGTGATATCGGTGGTGCTTGAGAGGTCCAGTCCCCCGTAACAGACCCTGCCCTCGAGCTCCTCGGCATCGACGGGGAAGTTGCACAGGTCCCATTTCTCCATCGGCATCCAGCGAACAGCCTGCTTGACCCATTGGTTGAGCCTGAGCTGACGAAACACGTTCTCCTCGCCCGGGTTCTGCCTTGCGCTGTCACAGGCCGCCTTCACCTTCTCGAGGGTGATGGTATGCCCAAGCGACGGGTTGGCTTTCTTCCATGTCTTTGTATCGGTCCAGTCGTCGTCCTCTTCTGAGCCGTAGATCACCGGGTAGAAGGTCTTGTCGTGTTTGCGACCTTCGATGATGTCCTTGGCCTTCTGGTGCTGCTCGTAGCAGATGGAGTGCTGGTCGGTGCCTGCGGTGGTGATCAGAAAGAACAGCGGCTGGGCCCTGGCATCGCCCGAGCCCTTGGTCATGACATCGAAGAGCTTGCGGTTGGGCTGGGTGTGCAGTTCGTCGAAGACCACCCCATGGATATTGAATCCGTGCTTGGAGTAGGCCTCTGCGCTCAGCACCTGGTAGAAGCTGTTGGTCGGCAGGTACACGATGCGCTTGGTGGCGGCGAGGATCTTGACGCGTCGATTCAGCGAGGGACACATGCGCACCATGTCCGCTGCCACCTCGAAGACGATCGAGGCCTGCTGGCGGTCGGCCGCGCATCCGTAGACCTCGGCGCGTTCCTCGAAGTCCCCGCAGGTAAGCAGCAGCGCCACCGCAGCTGCAAGTTCGCTCTTGCCGTTCTTCTTGGGAATCTCGATGTAGGCGGTGTTGAACTGCCGATATCCATCGGTCTTGACGATACCGAACAGGTCGCGGATGATTCTCTCCTGCCAGGGAAGCAGCTTGAAGGGCTTTCCCGCCCAAACCCCCTTGGTGTGGCAGAGGCATTCGATGAACCCAACTGCACGGTCGGCCAGGGTCTTGTCGTAGGTCGATTCCTTTGCCATGAAGGATGTAGGGGTGTATTTCTTCGGTTTCGGCATAACTTATTTCATTCCTCAGGGCAAACAAAAAGGACCCGGCGTGGGTCCCTTCAAGTGGTGGGTACTTGTTGTCAGTTGTATGTTTTCTTCAGGCTCACAAGGGCCTGCCTGGTATCAGTGTCACGTGGCCTGATGTCCCAGCCGCGGTCATAGTTGCATACGACGTTGCCATTCCTCTTGAGCATCAGCTTGGAGATCCTGCCCTCGTCGATCCCGTATTCCGAACCCTCCCCGTACACCTTGATACAGTAGGTGAAAACGCTCTTCCCGATCTCCAAAGTTCCTTCTCTCCACATGCTCTTGCCTCCGTGTCCGTTTTGTTGGTGTATACATCCCTCAAATCGGAAACTATAGCAACCTGTTACAGAGCAATAATTTGAAGAAACACACTACTGGTGCAGAGTCGGGTATGACACCTTGTGAAGGCTCCTGTCATCCTTCGCCTGTGAGTATGAAGTGAGCGTATTCCCTTGTGTTGTCCCCATCAAGGTAGTCGACAAGTTCCGTAAGTCCCATCTGGGAGGCAATCCACTGGACCGCCCCCGTGTTGAACATGTTCGTCAGACCGCTGTCACGTACCTTGAGGATCTGATCCCTTATCTGCTCAGTCATTGGCGGCCTCCATCGATTCCATAACCGCCTGCTTGAGGATACCTTCATCGAAGCCACAGTCGTAGTAACCGTCAAGGATGGTCGAGTAATAGTATGCATCCGGCATCGCCAGCGGAGGTCCTTCGTTCATGACGTAGGCCATCGCCACCAACTCATCCCCGTCAAGGTTCACCATCAAGCGCTTTTTACGGTACAGGTGGGGGTGCCCTTCGTAGCGGTCCAAGGCCTTCTCGCACTTCTCGGTGATCTGCCAAAGCAGCACCGGAACCCTTGCTCCTCGTTTCATTTCGATGGTGGCCACGCCAGTATGTCGGCCTCCCCGAAACAACAGCTGATAATCATGCAGTACTGTTGTTCCGATGACTGCGGCATCGGGGCATCGCTCTCCCATCTGTTCGAGGTTCAGATTGCTTCCATAGGCCAGATAGACTTTCTTCATCGTTGTTACACTCCTTCACTTGGTCTTCTACCACCCCAAGGGCGGTTGTCCCGCCCTCAGGTTGCAGATCCGTCGCCCCTTCAGGCGGCAACCCGCCGTCTCCATGCGGCGGATCCGGTGAGGCGCTTGGTCAGGTGCTCCCGGCAGGCTTTGAACTCGTCGCCGATGAAGCCGATGCGGTTGAGGTAGGTGCGCATCGCGAACTTCTCGTTCTCGGCCTGGGGCTTCTTGGTGCTCGCCGAGCTTTGTGTGAGCGCTTGGCTGTTCAGCGCGAGGGCGAGGACTATGTAGCTTCTGACCTCCCCGGCGTGCAGAGTGCTGTTGAAACCGCGTAGCTCGACAGTTTTGTGGCCGTGGAAGAAAGAGTGCAGGTTCAAGAAATGGTAGCGGCTTTCGTGGTAGTGTGCGTCCCGGTTTCCCCGGTAGCCTTCGTACCAGATGCTCTCGATCTTGGCGAAGGTGGTCGGCTTGGCTCGGTTCATGGTCGCCACAAGGTGCTCGTCCATCCTCTTGCAGTACCGTGCCCGTGAAGCCTCTATGCCGAGGGCCTTGTAGAACAGGTCGTTTCGGGCGTAGATGATGTTCACAAAGTTTCTGATCGAGCGTGGTGTGTGCGGCTGGCCATCAAGGTGGATGTGGATGCCGCAGGAGCTGTTGGTGAAGGCCCCGGCCTTGCGCAGTGCCCTGATGACCTCCTGCAGGTTCTCGATGTCAGCTTCGTAGGTGAGGATCGGGCTGACCAACTCGACGCTATACAGGCGTGATGCACTCTCTTTGATCCCTCGAGTCTTGGTTTCGCATCGAATGGATCCGTCATAGGTGAACTTCCATGTGCGGCCATCGAAGGTCTTCAGTTCGTAGGTGTCGTAGTAGGAACCACCGTAGAGCAGCTCTCCACCGAGGACCGTCTGGGCAGCCAGGGCTGCGTCCTTGCGGGTGATGCCTGACATCTCTATCTCGATTCCGAACCGTGTTGTCTTTTCCATGCCGTCTACCTCTCTTTGGTGTGTTTTTCTTCGTACTGTAGTAATCACTCAAAGAGGGATATATAGCAAGTGTATATAAGCAAATAAGATACACTATTTTAGTATTATGAATGGATCGAATTTTTGTTGCCTTTTTACGGACCCTGTATGACAATGCATGAGGTTCCCAACCCGGATTCCATACCAGAAACAACCTAGGAGATCCTCTTGAGCAACACCAATTCGATATTCACGATGCATGATGTGCCCGTTTTCAGGGCACTGGACAGTATCAGCATGAAAACCTTCCAGCTTCTCATGGGCTGCGGTACGATCGACCCGGTCAATCCATCGCTCTTCGTGCTGGGCTTTGGGAGGACCGAACATCTGTATGAGGCTGACATGCTCGTCCTGGAGCTGAGCCCGCTATCAGTGCGAGTGATAGAGGTCGGCAAGGCAGCCCTGGGTGATCTTCCTGCCTTCGAGATGAACCTCGAGCCTCTGTTCGCCCTGATGGGACCGGCCTGTCCGTCCCTTCTGCTCTCGCCTACGATGCTGCCTCCGATGATCGTGGAGAAGCTGTACCA
The sequence above is a segment of the Sphaerochaeta pleomorpha str. Grapes genome. Coding sequences within it:
- a CDS encoding phage tail tube protein; this encodes MAFYTGTGSRLQAGKESSFAQAASPTTLVDLTSESIKVAVEKGDEGSLLGSKTATNRDLLAVTVEGSVSFILRPESAGLILHAALGGEDTCAQVGDSESYTHTIGLCDVNEALPSLTFTIDRKAAIKRYAGCTISALSLDCAAGDYVKGSIDIKGTTEENGTIEEALKSFSIPSYRCTNATFTVNGSTYDITSASLKIDNALESSPRTYASGLYAGRPQHGKRAVTINFEIPYSAEVETLKSSYLTSEENASVQLTFSSPGAGHSITITLSHVAISEVDANVGGTGILSSTVAGEALSVGTEEPITIVITDKISTPYGG
- a CDS encoding head fiber protein — its product is MSYNTKNYREQGGEKTVIGGEVILAANAKVTIDPAAIIDGLPGGNFTPAASQVDSTATTIEELVMDFNALLAKLRSAGLMAS
- a CDS encoding phage major capsid protein, which gives rise to MGKINDMRAQRAKTWEQAKAFLDSRRNDKGILSAEDRTTYERMEEEIVDLGHEIERQERIEAFERELNAHVGSPITSRPDGAQKAEKKAGRASDEYRKAFWNHLRRRENAPELRNALQVGTDTEGGYLVPDEFEHTLVTALEEENLFRSIARIIQTASGDRKIPISASKGEAAWIDEEGTYPESDDSFGQVTISAYKLGTIIKVSEELINDSVFDIESYIATEFARRIGAKEEAAFFTGDGSGKPLGILAATGGAQIGVNAASATALNADEVIDLYYALRSPYRKNAVWVTNDATVKALRKLKDGNGQYIWQPSLTAGTPDTILSCPVKTSAYMPEIASGAKTLAFGDFSYYWIADRQGRTFKRLGELFAPTGQVGFLGSQRVDGRLILGEAVKVLQQKA
- a CDS encoding head maturation protease, ClpP-related produces the protein MKNKKFWQWKNQSEDEGRARILELSGTIAEESWFDDDVTPEQFKDELFAYNGEVTIWINSPGGDCIAASRIYAMLMDYPGAITVKIDGIAASAASVIAMAGTRVLMAPTALMMIHNPMTLAYGNHQDMQKAIGMLDEVKESIVNAYEIKTTLTRAKISHLMDNETWMNAKKAIELGFADAILEDAKKASNEASYAFSMRTSQLSLMNKITETYAIAEDQEPPEEGTAGLNELEKRLNLIKPQ
- a CDS encoding phage portal protein — translated: MGLLSKLVTRTRDKPQNRTSGSSYSFLFGGSTSGKAVNERSSMQMTAVYACVRILAEAIAGLPLHLYRHDDDSSKHKAKDHPLYTLLHSEPNAEMTSFVFRETLMTHLLLWGNAYAQIIRNGKGQVAALYPLMPNRMQVDRDKHGKLYYQYTTSAEDAPTMQGNSVVLDASEVLHIPGLGFDGLVGYSPIAMAKNAIGMAIACEEYGAKFFANGAAPSGVLEHPGTVKDPSRLRDTWQGQFGGSSNSHKVAVLEEGMKYTPISISPEQAQFLQTRKFQINEIARIFRVPPHMVGDLEKSSFSNIEQQSLEFVKYTLDPWVIRWEQALSRALLASDEKQTHFFRFNVEGLLRGDYQSRMGGYATARQNGWMSANDIRTLEDMDQIADEDGGNLYLINGNMLPLSRAGAFADKVTNTSQEESNEEQEVLAMEKPERRRRQSENP
- a CDS encoding terminase large subunit — encoded protein: MPKPKKYTPTSFMAKESTYDKTLADRAVGFIECLCHTKGVWAGKPFKLLPWQERIIRDLFGIVKTDGYRQFNTAYIEIPKKNGKSELAAAVALLLTCGDFEERAEVYGCAADRQQASIVFEVAADMVRMCPSLNRRVKILAATKRIVYLPTNSFYQVLSAEAYSKHGFNIHGVVFDELHTQPNRKLFDVMTKGSGDARAQPLFFLITTAGTDQHSICYEQHQKAKDIIEGRKHDKTFYPVIYGSEEDDDWTDTKTWKKANPSLGHTITLEKVKAACDSARQNPGEENVFRQLRLNQWVKQAVRWMPMEKWDLCNFPVDAEELEGRVCYGGLDLSSTTDITAFVLVFPPRNENDKFVILPWFWIPEDSLGLRVRRDHVPYDVWERTGHVQTTEGNVVHYGFIEAFIGELGKRYNIREIAFDRWGAVQMVQNLEGMGYTVVPFGQGFKDMSPPTKELMKLVLGRSIAHAGHPVLRWMMDNIFIRTDPAGNIKPDKQKSTEKIDGAVATIMALDRAIRCGNEVRESVYEDRGILFI
- a CDS encoding DUF7678 domain-containing protein, which gives rise to MWREGTLEIGKSVFTYCIKVYGEGSEYGIDEGRISKLMLKRNGNVVCNYDRGWDIRPRDTDTRQALVSLKKTYN
- a CDS encoding DUF5049 domain-containing protein; amino-acid sequence: MTEQIRDQILKVRDSGLTNMFNTGAVQWIASQMGLTELVDYLDGDNTREYAHFILTGEG
- a CDS encoding gamma-glutamylcyclotransferase family protein; this encodes MKKVYLAYGSNLNLEQMGERCPDAAVIGTTVLHDYQLLFRGGRHTGVATIEMKRGARVPVLLWQITEKCEKALDRYEGHPHLYRKKRLMVNLDGDELVAMAYVMNEGPPLAMPDAYYYSTILDGYYDCGFDEGILKQAVMESMEAAND
- a CDS encoding amidoligase family protein; the encoded protein is MEKTTRFGIEIEMSGITRKDAALAAQTVLGGELLYGGSYYDTYELKTFDGRTWKFTYDGSIRCETKTRGIKESASRLYSVELVSPILTYEADIENLQEVIRALRKAGAFTNSSCGIHIHLDGQPHTPRSIRNFVNIIYARNDLFYKALGIEASRARYCKRMDEHLVATMNRAKPTTFAKIESIWYEGYRGNRDAHYHESRYHFLNLHSFFHGHKTVELRGFNSTLHAGEVRSYIVLALALNSQALTQSSASTKKPQAENEKFAMRTYLNRIGFIGDEFKACREHLTKRLTGSAAWRRRVAA